In Calliopsis andreniformis isolate RMS-2024a chromosome 8, iyCalAndr_principal, whole genome shotgun sequence, one DNA window encodes the following:
- the LOC143182023 gene encoding hexokinase type 2 isoform X2 yields MVVPTEHALNEAIQVPPPVLLDDVRQQKIEQRVAKLKFLAGTVRKIEDVFLSEMNKGIHQQPSSLQMENTYVPELLDGTEEGLYLALDLGGTNFRVLLVELSHGTIIREEVKKYHIGSDLRVGSGIRLFDYLAKCVSDFVIEQGLQNIELPLGFTFSFPMIQHSLDIGILVTWTKTFNCPGVVNEDAVRLLREALDRRGDTKVKVVAILNDTTGTLVQGSTLDHNTAIGLILGTGSNACYLERANRVEHWETERHGEREVIIDIEWGALGDNGVLDFIKTDYDRENDANSLIVNSFTFEKYISGKYLGEIVRVVLAKLTKEGLLFVEHTPGSLLIPGNLTTDLVSDIEQDTMDGGFNNTKKILKKFDIDPDEEDMKVVQYICEVVSNRAALLVAICLSVLLKRIDKEHVTIAVDGSLFKHHPRLETWIKQYIKLLAPDHKFKMIHAEDGSGKGAALVAAIAQRLNERLN; encoded by the exons ATGGTCGTGCCCACGGAACATGCTCTCAACGAGGCGATACAGGTACCTCCGCCGGTGCTCTTGGACGACGTGAGGCAACAAAAG ATCGAGCAAAGAGTGGCGAAGCTCAAGTTTTTGGCGGGGACCGTGAGGAAGATCGAGGATGTGTTTCTCTCTGAAATGAACAAGGGCATTCATCAGCAGCCATCCTCGCTGCAGATGGAGAACACCTACGTCCCGGAGCTGCTCGATGGCACAG AGGAGGGTCTGTACCTGGCGTTGGACCTCGGAGGAACCAACTTCCGGGTGCTTCTTGTGGAGCTGTCCCATGGGACGATCATACGAGAGGAAGTGAAGAAGTACCACATCGGCTCCGATTTGAGAGTAGGCTCGGGCATCCGTCTGTTCGATTATCTGGCCAAGTGTGTCAGCGATTTCGTCATCGAGCAGGGTCTTCAGAACATAGAGCTTCCCCTTG GATTCACTTTCTCGTTTCCTATGATTCAACACTCTCTGGATATTGGGATATTGGTCACTTGGACCAAAACGTTCAATTGCCCTGGCGTGGTAAACGAGGATGCTGTGAGGTTGTTGAGGGAAGCCTTGGATCGTCGTGGAGATACCAAAGTGAAGGTTGTGGCTATTTTAAACGACACCACGGGGACGTTGGTTCAAGGGTCAACGTTGGACCATAACACTGCGATTGGACTCATATTGGGAACTGGAAGCAACGCCTGCTACCTCGAGCGAGCCAACAGGGTCGAGCATTGGGAGACCGAGAGACATGGGGAACGCGAA GTTATCATCGACATTGAATGGGGTGCCTTGGGAGATAACGGAGTTCTGGACTTCATCAAGACAGACTACGATCGCGAGAACGACGCGAACTCCCTTATTGTTAACTCGTTTAC GTTTGAGAAATATATTAGCGGGAAATACTTAGGCGAGATAGTGCGAGTGGTGCTCGCGAAGTTAACCAAAGAAGGACTTTTATTTGTGGAGCATACGCCAGGATCCCTCTTGATCCCTGGAAATCTCACCACCGACTTGGTCTCGGATATTGAACA AGACACCATGGATGGTGGTTTCAATAACACGAAGAAAATCCTGAAGAAATTCGACATCGACCCAGACGAGGAGGACATGAAAGTCGTTCAGTATATCTGTGAAGTAGTGTCCAATCGTGCAGCGCTTCTCGTGGCGATAT GTCTATCAGTTCTTCTGAAACGAATCGACAAGGAGCACGTAACGATTGCTGTAGATGGATCTCTTTTCAAGCACCATCCTCGACTAGAGACTTGGATAAAGCAGTACATTAAATTGTTAGCCCCCGATCACAAG TTCAAAATGATTCACGCGGAGGATGGAAGCGGAAAAGGTGCTGCGCTAGTCGCCGCAATCGCACAAAGGCTCAACGAACGATTAAACTAG
- the LOC143182023 gene encoding hexokinase type 2 isoform X1: MNTPWIFEYRQRSVSQVSPFITVFETTQTSRPRFRTCYQAMGDPTRTIKNPIDMVVPTEHALNEAIQVPPPVLLDDVRQQKIEQRVAKLKFLAGTVRKIEDVFLSEMNKGIHQQPSSLQMENTYVPELLDGTEEGLYLALDLGGTNFRVLLVELSHGTIIREEVKKYHIGSDLRVGSGIRLFDYLAKCVSDFVIEQGLQNIELPLGFTFSFPMIQHSLDIGILVTWTKTFNCPGVVNEDAVRLLREALDRRGDTKVKVVAILNDTTGTLVQGSTLDHNTAIGLILGTGSNACYLERANRVEHWETERHGEREVIIDIEWGALGDNGVLDFIKTDYDRENDANSLIVNSFTFEKYISGKYLGEIVRVVLAKLTKEGLLFVEHTPGSLLIPGNLTTDLVSDIEQDTMDGGFNNTKKILKKFDIDPDEEDMKVVQYICEVVSNRAALLVAICLSVLLKRIDKEHVTIAVDGSLFKHHPRLETWIKQYIKLLAPDHKFKMIHAEDGSGKGAALVAAIAQRLNERLN; encoded by the exons ATGAACACCCCCTGGATTTTCGAGTATCGTCAGCGCAGTGTATCGCAAGTTTCCCCATTTATCACAGTCTTTGAGACGACACAAACATCTCGGCCAAGGTTTCGAACGTGCTACCAAGCCATGGGCGACCCTACACGT ACAATCAAGAACCCCATAGACATGGTCGTGCCCACGGAACATGCTCTCAACGAGGCGATACAGGTACCTCCGCCGGTGCTCTTGGACGACGTGAGGCAACAAAAG ATCGAGCAAAGAGTGGCGAAGCTCAAGTTTTTGGCGGGGACCGTGAGGAAGATCGAGGATGTGTTTCTCTCTGAAATGAACAAGGGCATTCATCAGCAGCCATCCTCGCTGCAGATGGAGAACACCTACGTCCCGGAGCTGCTCGATGGCACAG AGGAGGGTCTGTACCTGGCGTTGGACCTCGGAGGAACCAACTTCCGGGTGCTTCTTGTGGAGCTGTCCCATGGGACGATCATACGAGAGGAAGTGAAGAAGTACCACATCGGCTCCGATTTGAGAGTAGGCTCGGGCATCCGTCTGTTCGATTATCTGGCCAAGTGTGTCAGCGATTTCGTCATCGAGCAGGGTCTTCAGAACATAGAGCTTCCCCTTG GATTCACTTTCTCGTTTCCTATGATTCAACACTCTCTGGATATTGGGATATTGGTCACTTGGACCAAAACGTTCAATTGCCCTGGCGTGGTAAACGAGGATGCTGTGAGGTTGTTGAGGGAAGCCTTGGATCGTCGTGGAGATACCAAAGTGAAGGTTGTGGCTATTTTAAACGACACCACGGGGACGTTGGTTCAAGGGTCAACGTTGGACCATAACACTGCGATTGGACTCATATTGGGAACTGGAAGCAACGCCTGCTACCTCGAGCGAGCCAACAGGGTCGAGCATTGGGAGACCGAGAGACATGGGGAACGCGAA GTTATCATCGACATTGAATGGGGTGCCTTGGGAGATAACGGAGTTCTGGACTTCATCAAGACAGACTACGATCGCGAGAACGACGCGAACTCCCTTATTGTTAACTCGTTTAC GTTTGAGAAATATATTAGCGGGAAATACTTAGGCGAGATAGTGCGAGTGGTGCTCGCGAAGTTAACCAAAGAAGGACTTTTATTTGTGGAGCATACGCCAGGATCCCTCTTGATCCCTGGAAATCTCACCACCGACTTGGTCTCGGATATTGAACA AGACACCATGGATGGTGGTTTCAATAACACGAAGAAAATCCTGAAGAAATTCGACATCGACCCAGACGAGGAGGACATGAAAGTCGTTCAGTATATCTGTGAAGTAGTGTCCAATCGTGCAGCGCTTCTCGTGGCGATAT GTCTATCAGTTCTTCTGAAACGAATCGACAAGGAGCACGTAACGATTGCTGTAGATGGATCTCTTTTCAAGCACCATCCTCGACTAGAGACTTGGATAAAGCAGTACATTAAATTGTTAGCCCCCGATCACAAG TTCAAAATGATTCACGCGGAGGATGGAAGCGGAAAAGGTGCTGCGCTAGTCGCCGCAATCGCACAAAGGCTCAACGAACGATTAAACTAG